A genomic region of Planococcus kocurii contains the following coding sequences:
- the rsgA gene encoding ribosome small subunit-dependent GTPase A yields MPKGQIRKALSGFYYVLDEDGERYTQCRGRGVFRNRQITPLVGDYVDYKADNELEGTILHVHERKNELVRPPITNVDQAILVFSAKQPDFHPLLLDRFLTAIESHSIQPIICLTKMDLLKPEEHAKIQSYIEDYEKIGYEVIPTFIDDPHLKDRLMPVLEGKISVLAGQSGVGKSTMLNTILPSLELKTDDISKALNRGKHTTRHVELIAVNNGLLADTPGFSSFDFETMEREELSACFPEFAVRSNACKFRECLHMNEPKCAIKAAVEAKEIPAYRYKHYLKFLEEIMSRKPRYSND; encoded by the coding sequence ATGCCGAAAGGTCAAATCAGAAAAGCATTAAGCGGATTTTATTATGTATTAGACGAGGATGGTGAACGTTACACTCAATGCCGTGGACGAGGAGTTTTTCGCAATCGCCAAATAACACCTTTAGTTGGAGATTACGTCGACTATAAAGCAGATAATGAGTTGGAAGGCACAATTTTACATGTCCATGAACGGAAAAATGAATTGGTACGTCCACCAATTACCAATGTTGACCAAGCAATCTTGGTATTTTCAGCAAAACAACCTGATTTTCATCCATTACTGTTAGATCGCTTTTTAACCGCTATTGAATCACATTCGATTCAACCCATTATTTGTTTAACGAAAATGGATTTGTTAAAGCCAGAAGAACACGCAAAAATCCAATCGTATATTGAAGATTACGAAAAAATCGGTTATGAAGTGATTCCGACGTTCATAGACGATCCGCATTTAAAAGACCGGTTGATGCCGGTTCTTGAAGGCAAAATTAGTGTGTTAGCAGGACAATCTGGAGTTGGAAAATCAACGATGCTCAATACGATTTTGCCGTCGCTAGAATTAAAGACGGACGATATTTCCAAAGCGTTAAACCGAGGCAAACATACAACGCGCCACGTGGAGTTGATCGCCGTTAATAATGGTTTACTAGCTGATACGCCTGGTTTTAGTTCGTTTGACTTTGAAACGATGGAGCGGGAAGAATTGTCTGCGTGCTTCCCTGAATTTGCGGTACGTTCTAACGCATGCAAGTTCCGAGAATGCTTACACATGAATGAACCGAAGTGTGCGATTAAAGCGGCAGTTGAAGCGAAAGAAATTCCAGCATATCGCTACAAGCATTACTTGAAGTTTTTAGAAGAAATTATGAGTCGAAAGCCGAGGTATTCAAATGATTAA
- a CDS encoding Stp1/IreP family PP2C-type Ser/Thr phosphatase yields the protein MFQYVVESDTGKIRVVNEDSVAVLKRPSGLMLAIVADGMGGHKAGDVASQMTVDQLSHYFLEDDDTAFLTLDSKKEWLSGRIDTINRVVFDHSVANQECKGMGTTLIAALIEGDEGVLCHIGDSRAYLINETIQQITRDHSYVNVLVDSGEITQEEAEAHPKKNWIVRALGTESGIERELIDFSFADASYLLICSDGLSNKIPKEELASIVRATAPLSQKGQELVNLANDLGGEDNISLILLSSVDEEV from the coding sequence TTGTTTCAGTATGTGGTTGAGAGCGATACAGGTAAAATTCGCGTCGTGAACGAAGACAGTGTTGCAGTACTTAAGCGACCAAGTGGACTAATGTTGGCGATCGTAGCAGACGGTATGGGCGGTCACAAGGCTGGTGACGTTGCTAGTCAAATGACTGTCGATCAGTTGAGTCACTACTTTTTAGAAGATGACGACACAGCGTTTTTGACACTAGATAGCAAAAAGGAATGGCTTTCAGGAAGAATCGATACGATTAATCGTGTGGTGTTTGACCACTCGGTAGCTAATCAAGAATGTAAAGGCATGGGCACGACATTAATCGCCGCGCTAATTGAAGGCGATGAAGGTGTTTTATGTCATATTGGTGACAGCCGTGCGTATCTAATTAACGAGACGATACAGCAAATTACAAGAGATCACTCTTACGTTAACGTACTTGTAGACAGCGGTGAAATTACTCAAGAAGAAGCGGAAGCGCATCCAAAGAAAAATTGGATCGTTCGTGCACTTGGTACTGAATCGGGGATTGAAAGAGAGTTAATCGATTTTTCATTTGCAGATGCTTCGTACCTATTAATTTGTTCAGACGGCTTGAGCAATAAAATTCCGAAAGAAGAACTTGCCTCCATCGTTCGTGCTACGGCTCCTTTATCCCAAAAGGGCCAGGAGCTAGTAAATTTGGCCAACGATCTAGGAGGAGAAGATAATATTTCGTTAATTCTTCTGTCCTCTGTGGATGAGGAGGTGTAA
- the fmt gene encoding methionyl-tRNA formyltransferase — protein MTKIVFMGTPAFSAPILRMLVEEGYDVISVVTQPDRPVGRKKIMTPTPVKEEALRLGLPVYQPEKLKNKDELQQVLDLQADLIVTAAFGQILPSELLEAPKYGAINVHASLLPAYRGGAPIHQAIIDGQSETGVTIMYMVDRLDAGDIISQVTVSIEEQDHTGSMFDKLSVAGRDLLQQTLPSIIAGTNNRIPQDDQAVTYARNISREQEQIDWSKSATAIYNQVRGLHPWPVAYTSVNGATMKIWWTEKTSSNAKGRTGQVVGLTEDSILVQTGEGVLAITELQPAGKKRMTAKDYLKGLNIQVGDLFQ, from the coding sequence TTGACCAAAATTGTCTTTATGGGAACTCCGGCTTTTTCAGCACCAATATTACGTATGCTGGTCGAAGAAGGCTACGATGTAATTTCAGTAGTCACGCAACCTGATCGACCAGTGGGACGTAAAAAAATAATGACACCAACACCTGTAAAAGAAGAGGCGTTGCGTCTTGGCTTACCCGTATATCAACCAGAAAAACTGAAAAACAAAGATGAACTGCAACAGGTGTTAGATTTACAAGCAGACTTAATCGTCACCGCAGCATTTGGACAAATTTTACCAAGTGAACTATTAGAAGCCCCAAAGTATGGCGCAATCAATGTGCATGCTTCTTTACTGCCAGCATACCGTGGTGGTGCTCCGATTCATCAAGCCATTATAGATGGTCAGTCTGAAACGGGTGTGACAATCATGTATATGGTTGACCGACTAGATGCAGGCGACATCATCTCGCAAGTAACTGTGTCAATCGAAGAACAAGATCATACCGGTAGTATGTTCGATAAATTGAGTGTTGCAGGGCGTGACTTGTTACAACAAACGTTACCATCGATAATTGCTGGGACCAATAATCGTATTCCACAAGATGATCAGGCCGTTACTTATGCACGCAATATTTCGCGCGAACAAGAACAAATCGATTGGTCGAAATCGGCTACAGCGATTTACAACCAAGTACGCGGTTTACACCCGTGGCCGGTCGCGTATACAAGTGTTAATGGAGCTACTATGAAAATCTGGTGGACAGAAAAAACTTCGTCAAACGCAAAAGGCCGTACGGGTCAAGTAGTCGGCTTAACCGAAGATTCGATTTTGGTGCAGACGGGTGAAGGTGTTTTGGCAATTACTGAGTTGCAACCAGCTGGAAAAAAACGCATGACAGCAAAAGATTATTTAAAAGGACTTAACATCCAGGTAGGAGATTTATTCCAATGA
- the rsmB gene encoding 16S rRNA (cytosine(967)-C(5))-methyltransferase RsmB: MKNKKLQGNVRDAAFSILWAVENKQAYSNLLLHQTIESYGIAAKNRGLLTEITYGTLQHQMTLDYYLEPYLKGKIEPWVKTLLRLSLYQIVYLDRIPAHAVVHEAVEIAKRRGHGGVASVINGVLRSVQRNGVRSFNTISDPFEKISIETSHPEWMIRRWAEQFGLEKTREMALENNKTPAQTVRVNTARASVDEVIEMLQSEELEAVPSKLIPECLIVTNGQPARTATFEKGFITIQDESSMLPAYALQVEPGMTVLDMCAAPGGKTTHIAEKMNNSGTLYALDLHQHKVKLIDENATRLGHTVIETIVGDGKQSVERFGEEQFDRVLVDAPCSGLGVIKRKPDIKYTKKEADFARLQEIQLELLDQAARLLKENGILVYSTCTVDAVENRGTAERFLKEHPEMEKVQAALPATMGIKHTGFVQVFPQDYASDGFFIAAFKKTQKTAIA; this comes from the coding sequence ATGAAAAATAAAAAACTTCAAGGCAATGTCCGAGATGCTGCGTTTTCGATTCTTTGGGCTGTTGAAAACAAGCAAGCTTACAGTAACCTATTGCTTCATCAAACTATCGAAAGCTACGGCATCGCAGCTAAAAATAGGGGCTTACTGACAGAAATTACGTACGGTACGTTGCAACACCAAATGACATTGGACTATTATTTAGAGCCTTACTTAAAAGGAAAAATTGAGCCATGGGTCAAAACTTTGTTGAGACTGTCTTTGTATCAAATTGTTTATTTAGATCGAATTCCTGCACACGCCGTCGTTCACGAAGCAGTTGAAATTGCTAAACGTCGCGGGCACGGGGGAGTTGCGTCTGTCATCAACGGCGTATTGCGCTCAGTGCAGCGAAACGGAGTTCGCTCATTCAATACAATCAGCGACCCATTCGAAAAAATCTCCATCGAAACAAGTCATCCCGAATGGATGATTAGACGCTGGGCAGAGCAATTCGGTTTAGAAAAAACACGTGAAATGGCGTTAGAGAATAACAAAACACCAGCACAAACAGTGCGTGTTAACACAGCTCGTGCTTCGGTTGACGAAGTGATTGAAATGCTTCAGTCAGAAGAATTAGAAGCTGTACCGAGCAAACTGATTCCGGAATGTTTAATCGTTACAAATGGCCAACCTGCGAGAACGGCAACATTTGAAAAAGGTTTTATTACGATTCAAGATGAAAGTTCTATGCTTCCAGCTTACGCCTTGCAAGTTGAACCAGGTATGACAGTTCTAGATATGTGTGCAGCACCGGGTGGGAAAACGACTCATATCGCTGAAAAAATGAACAATAGCGGGACTTTGTACGCGCTTGATTTGCATCAGCACAAAGTAAAGCTAATTGATGAAAATGCTACAAGACTGGGTCACACTGTTATTGAAACAATAGTAGGTGATGGCAAGCAAAGTGTCGAACGTTTTGGCGAAGAGCAATTTGACCGTGTTCTCGTGGATGCACCTTGTAGTGGATTAGGTGTTATTAAGCGCAAACCTGATATTAAGTACACAAAAAAAGAAGCGGACTTTGCGCGGTTACAAGAAATTCAACTCGAATTGCTGGACCAAGCAGCTCGTTTATTAAAAGAGAATGGCATTTTGGTTTATAGCACCTGCACAGTAGATGCTGTTGAAAACAGAGGGACAGCTGAACGGTTTTTGAAAGAACATCCTGAAATGGAGAAGGTTCAGGCAGCTTTGCCAGCAACAATGGGCATTAAACATACAGGTTTTGTTCAAGTGTTTCCGCAGGATTATGCAAGCGATGGTTTTTTCATTGCAGCTTTCAAAAAGACACAAAAGACAGCAATAGCTTAA
- the rpe gene encoding ribulose-phosphate 3-epimerase: MIKIAPSILAADFAKLGEEVLEVEKAGADWIHVDVMDGHFVPNISFGAVVLNAIKPLTKLPMDVHLMIENPDLYIEEFAKAGADYITVHVEACPHLHRTIQLIRSFGVKPGVVLNPHTPVETIQHILEDIDLVLFMTVNPGFGGQKFIQSVVPKVKQLADIIKEKGLSIDIEIDGGINEETIVPCAQAGATVFVAGSAIYSKNDRTQALQAIKKAGEEAIS, translated from the coding sequence ATGATTAAAATTGCACCGTCTATTTTAGCAGCAGATTTCGCAAAACTTGGAGAAGAAGTGTTAGAAGTAGAAAAAGCAGGAGCAGATTGGATTCATGTGGATGTTATGGATGGTCATTTTGTGCCGAACATTTCATTTGGAGCAGTCGTCTTAAATGCTATTAAGCCGTTGACCAAATTACCAATGGATGTTCATTTGATGATTGAAAATCCAGATCTTTATATTGAAGAATTTGCAAAAGCGGGAGCTGACTATATTACGGTACATGTAGAAGCATGCCCTCACTTGCACCGGACAATTCAGTTGATTCGCTCGTTTGGTGTTAAACCGGGAGTCGTGTTAAATCCACATACGCCGGTTGAAACCATTCAACACATTCTTGAAGATATCGACCTCGTGTTGTTTATGACAGTCAATCCTGGATTTGGTGGTCAAAAATTCATTCAGTCGGTAGTGCCAAAAGTTAAACAGTTGGCTGATATAATCAAAGAAAAAGGCTTATCCATCGACATTGAAATTGATGGAGGCATCAATGAAGAAACAATCGTGCCTTGTGCACAAGCAGGTGCAACTGTCTTTGTGGCAGGTTCCGCTATTTATAGCAAAAATGACCGCACACAAGCTCTTCAAGCAATCAAGAAAGCAGGAGAAGAGGCGATTTCTTGA
- the def gene encoding peptide deformylase encodes MSIRPVIKHPNEVLEKKCIAVTTFDKNLAILLDDMHDTMVESDGVGIAAPQVGIAVRAAIVDFREGQEPIEMINPELVLFEGAETDIEGCLSFPGIFGEVERYDHIKIKAQERDGSWYELEAEGYEARAIQHEMDHLDGILFTNKITKYVTQEELDEMIRQQEAEEEQV; translated from the coding sequence ATGTCAATCAGACCTGTTATAAAACACCCTAACGAAGTATTAGAGAAAAAATGTATAGCTGTAACTACTTTTGATAAGAACTTAGCGATTCTTTTAGATGACATGCACGACACAATGGTTGAATCAGATGGCGTCGGAATCGCTGCTCCTCAAGTAGGCATCGCAGTCCGAGCGGCCATTGTCGATTTTCGTGAAGGTCAAGAACCGATTGAAATGATTAACCCAGAATTGGTGCTGTTTGAAGGCGCTGAAACGGATATCGAAGGATGCTTAAGTTTTCCAGGGATTTTCGGAGAAGTGGAACGCTACGACCACATAAAAATTAAAGCACAAGAACGTGACGGCTCTTGGTACGAATTAGAGGCAGAAGGCTACGAAGCTCGTGCAATTCAACACGAAATGGATCATTTAGATGGTATCTTGTTTACTAACAAAATCACCAAATATGTTACACAAGAAGAATTAGATGAAATGATTCGTCAGCAAGAAGCAGAGGAGGAACAGGTTTGA
- a CDS encoding thiamine diphosphokinase, which yields MNIVLIAGGPADELPDFSLFPEALYIGVDSGTLTLLAKKIQPISAVGDFDSVSVKEYEQIRIALPELSRSPSEKDQSDTELGLEAAMGYHPNLVIVSGVTGGRLDHYMSVLHVLFKYQQQFPKTRFVLLNNQNRLRFLSPGTHRIEKDQRFRYVSFYPFAEEVKGLTLTGFKYPVTDEDISFGTTRFVSNELFNVGSVTINSGYCLMIESSDA from the coding sequence TTGAACATCGTTTTAATCGCAGGAGGTCCGGCAGATGAACTGCCGGATTTTTCTTTATTTCCAGAAGCTTTGTATATAGGCGTCGATTCAGGAACACTTACATTGCTCGCCAAAAAAATTCAACCCATTTCGGCTGTCGGTGATTTCGACTCGGTAAGCGTTAAAGAGTACGAACAAATACGGATCGCTTTGCCTGAGTTGTCACGTTCTCCGTCTGAAAAAGATCAGTCTGATACAGAACTCGGACTTGAGGCGGCAATGGGCTATCATCCAAATCTTGTCATAGTTTCGGGAGTAACAGGAGGCCGACTCGATCATTACATGAGCGTTTTGCACGTCTTGTTCAAGTATCAACAGCAATTTCCGAAAACTCGCTTTGTGTTGTTGAACAATCAAAACCGGCTCCGTTTTTTAAGTCCTGGGACTCATCGCATTGAAAAAGATCAGCGTTTCCGTTACGTGTCGTTTTATCCGTTTGCAGAGGAAGTTAAAGGCTTGACGTTAACGGGTTTTAAATATCCTGTAACGGATGAAGACATTTCTTTTGGAACGACACGCTTCGTCAGCAATGAACTTTTTAATGTTGGAAGTGTAACAATCAACAGCGGTTATTGTCTGATGATAGAAAGTTCAGATGCTTAG
- the priA gene encoding primosomal protein N', translated as MIAEVIVDVAAHPIDRPFDYAIPTEVEVLAEPGMRVKVPFGNRKVLGFITKIKSSSEFDPKRLKPIHELMDVVPVLNEELLKMAQWMKQQTVCFEIDALQVMVPAALRAKYEKRFVLNAALEEIAPPLRPYFESRPFIRLQDAVDVYGLLKKEMEKGTIIADTDIQQQTAVKKVRMVHISSSLEALEALNIRANAKQQVKLMEYFLKNAGRAIESSQLQKEAGVTLPTIYSLVEKGAAQISNMESYRDPMLLTAIEQKSFLKLTRAQQAAFDLIDSALNTPKTFLLHGITGSGKTEIYLQTIDKVLKQGKEAIMLVPEISLTPQMTIRFKERFGDQVAVLHSGLSAGEKYDEWRKIQRAEVKVVVGARSAIFAPFQNLGLIILDEEHESSYKQDDSPRYHARDMAIWRSEYHNCPVILGSATPSLESYARAQKGVYELLVLEKRAKNQPLPEVHIVDMREELRNGNRSMFSVQLADAIRDRLEKKQQTVLFLNKRGYSSFVLCRDCGTVMQCPNCDISLTYHRSSETMRCHYCGYDERVPKTCPECESEHIRFFGTGTQKVEEELAKVVPQARVLRMDVDTTRTKGAHEKILSAFGEGKADILLGTQMIAKGLDFPNITLVGVLSADTTLHLPDFRAAEKTYQLLTQVSGRAGRDVLPGTVFVQSYTPEHYAITLAKDQLYEPFYEQEMAMRRTSGYPPYYYVVNIQFTHEDLMTVAEYAEQAVRYLKSQLSPGTLIIGPSASLIARVNNRYRYQCLIKYKKEPKLTDTMQQLIKMHRAEWLKKGATLSIDMNPTSVM; from the coding sequence ATGATAGCTGAAGTTATCGTAGACGTTGCTGCACATCCAATCGACCGGCCTTTTGACTATGCCATCCCAACCGAAGTGGAAGTTTTGGCAGAGCCAGGGATGCGTGTGAAAGTACCGTTCGGCAACCGTAAAGTGCTAGGATTCATTACGAAAATTAAGTCGTCCTCAGAATTTGATCCGAAACGTCTAAAACCCATCCATGAGCTAATGGACGTAGTACCTGTATTAAATGAAGAATTATTAAAAATGGCACAGTGGATGAAGCAACAAACGGTATGTTTTGAAATTGATGCGCTGCAAGTTATGGTACCGGCAGCCTTGCGTGCAAAATACGAAAAACGCTTTGTGCTGAATGCAGCGCTTGAAGAAATTGCGCCTCCTTTACGCCCTTATTTTGAAAGCCGACCATTCATTCGATTGCAAGATGCAGTCGATGTCTACGGACTGTTAAAAAAAGAAATGGAAAAAGGGACCATTATAGCCGATACGGACATTCAGCAGCAAACTGCTGTAAAAAAGGTGCGAATGGTTCATATCTCAAGTAGTTTAGAAGCATTAGAAGCTTTAAACATTCGCGCAAATGCAAAACAACAAGTAAAGCTAATGGAGTATTTCCTGAAAAATGCAGGACGGGCCATCGAATCTTCTCAACTGCAAAAAGAAGCCGGGGTTACCTTGCCAACTATTTATAGTTTGGTTGAAAAAGGCGCAGCTCAGATTTCCAATATGGAATCTTACCGCGATCCAATGCTGTTAACGGCAATTGAACAGAAATCTTTCTTGAAATTGACTCGAGCGCAGCAAGCTGCTTTTGATCTGATTGATAGCGCATTGAATACACCCAAAACCTTCCTATTGCACGGTATTACGGGAAGTGGGAAAACAGAGATTTACTTACAGACAATTGACAAAGTGCTTAAGCAAGGCAAAGAAGCAATTATGCTCGTACCAGAAATTTCACTGACGCCTCAAATGACCATTCGTTTTAAAGAACGATTTGGCGATCAAGTTGCAGTTCTTCATAGTGGCTTGTCGGCTGGTGAAAAATACGACGAATGGCGTAAAATCCAACGAGCTGAAGTGAAAGTAGTTGTCGGGGCGCGTTCGGCTATTTTTGCGCCGTTTCAGAACTTGGGTCTAATTATCCTCGATGAAGAGCACGAATCAAGCTATAAGCAAGACGATTCCCCGCGCTATCATGCAAGAGACATGGCAATTTGGCGCAGTGAGTATCATAATTGTCCGGTTATTTTGGGCAGTGCGACACCTTCACTCGAATCATACGCGCGCGCACAAAAAGGCGTCTATGAATTATTAGTGCTGGAAAAACGTGCAAAAAATCAACCTTTGCCTGAAGTTCATATTGTCGACATGCGTGAAGAATTGCGGAATGGCAATCGTTCCATGTTCTCTGTACAATTGGCGGACGCTATTCGTGATCGTTTAGAGAAAAAACAGCAAACTGTGCTGTTTCTTAACAAACGCGGCTATTCATCGTTCGTACTATGCCGTGATTGTGGTACGGTCATGCAATGTCCAAATTGCGATATTTCACTAACGTATCATCGGTCAAGCGAAACGATGAGGTGCCATTATTGCGGCTATGACGAACGTGTACCGAAAACCTGTCCGGAATGTGAAAGTGAGCATATCCGGTTTTTTGGAACCGGTACACAGAAAGTCGAAGAAGAGTTAGCAAAAGTAGTGCCGCAAGCTCGAGTTTTACGAATGGACGTTGATACGACACGTACGAAAGGCGCACATGAAAAAATTCTTTCAGCATTTGGCGAAGGCAAAGCAGATATTTTGCTTGGCACTCAAATGATTGCCAAAGGACTGGACTTTCCCAACATCACATTAGTCGGTGTACTGTCAGCGGATACGACACTTCATTTGCCTGACTTTCGTGCGGCAGAAAAGACCTATCAATTATTAACGCAAGTTAGTGGTCGAGCAGGTCGTGACGTTCTTCCAGGTACTGTTTTTGTTCAGTCGTACACGCCAGAACATTACGCAATTACGTTAGCAAAAGATCAATTGTACGAACCTTTTTACGAGCAAGAAATGGCGATGCGCAGAACAAGCGGTTACCCGCCGTATTATTATGTTGTCAATATCCAGTTTACGCATGAGGATTTAATGACAGTCGCCGAATATGCAGAACAAGCAGTCCGTTATTTGAAGAGTCAGTTGTCCCCTGGAACCTTGATCATCGGACCTTCAGCTTCGCTAATTGCTCGTGTCAACAATAGATATCGCTATCAATGTTTGATAAAATACAAAAAAGAACCGAAACTGACCGATACGATGCAGCAGTTGATCAAAATGCACCGCGCGGAGTGGCTAAAAAAAGGTGCTACTTTGTCGATTGATATGAACCCGACATCGGTCATGTAA
- the rpmB gene encoding 50S ribosomal protein L28, producing the protein MPKVCAVSGRKARAGNARSHAMNSTKRTWGANLQKVRILVNGKPKRVWVSARAMKSGKVERV; encoded by the coding sequence ATGCCTAAAGTATGTGCAGTTAGTGGACGTAAAGCTCGCGCGGGAAATGCCCGTTCGCACGCAATGAATTCGACAAAACGTACATGGGGAGCAAACCTTCAAAAAGTTCGTATCCTTGTAAACGGTAAACCGAAACGTGTATGGGTTTCTGCGAGAGCAATGAAATCAGGTAAAGTTGAGCGCGTATAA
- the pknB gene encoding Stk1 family PASTA domain-containing Ser/Thr kinase produces MLIGKSINGRYKIKELIGGGGMSNVYLAHDMILDRDIAIKILRYDFSNEEELRRRFQREALSTTSLAHPNIVNIFDVGEDESIHYLVMEYVPGKTLKEYIIEHSPVAPERAVEIMRQLASALAHAHHNQIVHRDIKPQNILMDAEGNVKISDFGIAMALSATSYTQTNSVLGTVHYLSPEQARGGTANKKSDIYSLGIVMYELITGKLPFSGESAVSIALKHLQTETPSLRDTVPSLPQSLENVVLKATAKNVQHRYQSADEMEADLATVLLPERLNEPKFVVPVDQDETRAMPAIKDPAAYGSEANTKTMPLPIKEVEEQQKAPIKKKKKKWPWIIGVLSFLLLAGLVQAIAFPGLFEPRQVAVPDVSEMERTEAVEELQAAGFVIGDETEGYSEEIAENHVIRTIPEAGKMRDRETKVQLFVSIGKEKVEMADFIGNTLEEATKALNDKEFASVKPTEEFSEEPVGTILSQQPAAGEEVIVSETDVEFIVSKGEDLRNVEDLAGFTEANLNDYARSSGFNIRIVSEQASDAVEAGKVMSQSPAAGGQLVAGGTIEVTLSAGEAEQPLKTYIHTAEIPYEPAQPAAEGEDPVKQTIQVYIQDNTHTMVEPFEEFTITEDQSHRIELQIAEGQSASYRIVRDSTIILEETFDYSTVE; encoded by the coding sequence ATGTTGATTGGAAAAAGTATCAACGGCCGCTATAAGATCAAGGAATTGATCGGTGGTGGTGGGATGTCCAATGTATATTTAGCACATGACATGATTTTGGACCGGGATATCGCCATCAAGATTTTGCGTTATGATTTCTCTAATGAAGAAGAATTACGTCGGCGCTTTCAAAGAGAAGCCTTGTCTACGACTAGTTTGGCACATCCCAATATCGTGAACATTTTTGATGTGGGCGAAGATGAGTCAATTCATTACTTAGTCATGGAATACGTTCCAGGAAAAACCTTGAAAGAATACATAATCGAACATTCACCAGTAGCTCCTGAGCGTGCTGTTGAGATTATGAGGCAATTGGCGTCGGCTTTGGCGCATGCCCACCACAACCAAATCGTCCATCGGGACATTAAGCCGCAAAATATTTTGATGGACGCAGAAGGCAATGTAAAAATATCCGATTTCGGAATTGCAATGGCGTTAAGTGCAACATCCTATACGCAAACAAATTCGGTACTAGGAACCGTCCATTATTTGTCGCCAGAACAGGCACGAGGTGGTACAGCCAATAAGAAATCCGATATCTATTCACTCGGAATTGTGATGTACGAATTAATTACTGGTAAGTTACCATTTTCAGGCGAGTCAGCTGTTTCTATTGCATTAAAGCATCTACAAACAGAAACACCTTCACTGCGTGACACGGTTCCTTCTTTGCCACAAAGCTTGGAAAATGTCGTCTTAAAAGCAACTGCTAAAAATGTGCAACATCGTTATCAATCTGCTGACGAAATGGAAGCAGATCTCGCGACTGTATTGTTGCCAGAGCGACTAAACGAACCAAAATTCGTCGTGCCAGTGGACCAAGATGAAACACGTGCCATGCCAGCAATTAAAGACCCGGCAGCTTATGGTAGCGAGGCAAACACAAAAACAATGCCGCTACCTATTAAAGAAGTAGAAGAACAACAAAAAGCTCCTATCAAAAAGAAGAAAAAGAAATGGCCGTGGATTATTGGGGTGTTGTCTTTCTTATTACTAGCTGGTCTGGTGCAAGCAATCGCATTTCCTGGACTGTTTGAGCCGCGACAAGTAGCAGTACCTGATGTTTCAGAAATGGAACGCACCGAAGCGGTAGAAGAGCTACAAGCAGCTGGCTTTGTTATAGGCGATGAAACCGAAGGGTATTCAGAAGAAATAGCAGAAAATCATGTGATTCGAACAATTCCAGAAGCTGGGAAAATGAGGGACCGTGAAACCAAAGTTCAGTTATTTGTTAGTATTGGGAAAGAAAAAGTTGAAATGGCCGATTTTATCGGCAACACGCTAGAAGAAGCCACAAAAGCTTTAAACGACAAAGAGTTTGCTTCAGTAAAACCTACTGAAGAATTTTCTGAAGAACCGGTTGGGACCATTTTGAGTCAACAACCAGCAGCTGGTGAAGAAGTGATTGTCAGTGAAACGGATGTTGAGTTTATAGTGAGTAAAGGTGAAGACCTTCGAAATGTAGAAGATTTAGCTGGATTTACAGAAGCAAATCTGAACGACTATGCTCGGTCTTCAGGGTTTAATATCCGTATTGTTTCAGAACAAGCATCAGATGCAGTAGAAGCTGGGAAAGTCATGTCTCAAAGCCCAGCAGCTGGAGGACAACTCGTAGCGGGTGGAACGATTGAAGTGACATTATCAGCAGGCGAAGCAGAACAGCCACTGAAGACTTACATTCACACGGCAGAAATTCCGTATGAACCGGCCCAGCCTGCTGCTGAAGGTGAAGACCCGGTCAAACAGACCATTCAAGTTTATATTCAAGACAATACACATACAATGGTAGAGCCATTTGAGGAGTTTACCATTACTGAAGATCAATCTCATCGCATTGAGTTGCAAATTGCAGAAGGTCAAAGTGCCTCTTACCGAATTGTTCGTGATTCCACAATTATTTTAGAAGAAACCTTTGATTATTCAACTGTAGAATAG